Proteins co-encoded in one Stomoxys calcitrans chromosome 5, idStoCalc2.1, whole genome shotgun sequence genomic window:
- the LOC106081048 gene encoding uncharacterized protein LOC106081048, producing the protein MALDSAIALLILSSNIASNHKQQPQPQMVNNSFVIEIVSSIHELYHFKNFVFYISERLALDTEISNDFFHDFWETFPTVPSMLMINNNQSMAGFLSTPSLCLVLTTGFDDPIMKLASVGMRGVRFLKTIFIYFPILSSEAYNLKDNNRFTEGIRRLYAWIWRKQFINCLLVTVDNNIFIHEPYPTLQIINVTSKWNSSTFFVDYSTDFKGYAIESPVRYDLPRVFFMTGPRYGLGKKQPHLSGVSGILFMVFVNYINASYDESEIDGNEDDPVNLLEIINMIELKELEISMNSYTGILGLNIGSSYPIGINDWCMMVPYRNETPAHMYLQRSFRSYTWYLMCFSVFYIALGLWLSTPPSRRDISLSLLQAICSMVMISPMRILNVSSARIRFLFVLLFIMGFFITNLYLTKMASFLTASPEVPQINTVQDVIDAKLPIMVATHEYEIMMSKNFPAEFMALMVPVSKGEMDKHRDKFNNSFGYSIQSDRWDFLNIQQRFMKKPMFHLSEMCMGPFYHIFPMQKDSHLTKPLQKFIMTAFQFGLMSYWNTEAFADALYLDYVTIIVEEDIVLPLSLTFFRSIWMVWWFGLLLSGLAFSLEVKWHLLQRSRESLKNFYLHLRTGKWLKVKN; encoded by the coding sequence ATGGCTCTGGATAGCGCCATTGCCCTGCTGATACTCTCTTCGAATATTGCCAGTAATCACAAACAGCAACCCCAGCCTCAGATGGTCAATAATAGCTTTGTCATTGAGATTGTGAGCAGCATTCATGAACTCTATCACTTCAAGAATTTCGTTTTCTACATATCGGAACGTCTGGCTCTAGACACAGAGATTTCGAATGATTTCTTTCATGACttttgggaaacttttcccACAGTGCCATCGATGTTGATGATCAACAACAACCAGAGTATGGCTGGCTTTCTGAGTACGCCTTCGTTGTGTTTGGTACTGACCACAGGATTCGATGATCCCATTATGAAGTTGGCCTCGGTGGGCATGAGAGGGGTACGTTTTCTCAAGACCATATTCATATATTTTCCCATTCTCTCATCGGAGGCATATAACTTGAAGGACAACAATCGCTTCACTGAGGGCATACGACGCTTATATGCCTGGATATGGCGCAAGCAGTTCATCAATTGCCTGCTGGTGACAGTGGACAATAACATCTTCATACACGAGCCCTATCCCACTCTCCAAATAATCAATGTGACCTCCAAGTGGAACAGTTCTACTTTCTTTGTGGATTACAGCACCGATTTCAAAGGCTATGCCATTGAATCTCCCGTACGCTATGATTTGCCGCGAGTATTCTTTATGACCGGCCCCCGCTATGGCCTGGGCAAGAAGCAACCCCATCTAAGTGGAGTATCGGGAATATTGTTCATGGTCTTCGTTAACTACATCAATGCCAGCTACGACGAAAGCGAAATCGATGGTAATGAAGATGACCCGGTGAATCTGCTGGAAATTATAAACATGATAGAGCTGAAAGAGCTGGAGATCAGCATGAATTCGTATACGGGAATACTTGGCTTAAACATCGGCTCCAGCTATCCCATAGGCATCAATGACTGGTGCATGATGGTGCCCTACCGCAACGAAACACCTGCCCACATGTATCTGCAAAGGAGTTTCCGCTCCTACACCTGGTATCTGATGTGCTTTAGCGTTTTCTACATAGCGTTGGGCCTTTGGCTAAGCACTCCGCCGTCCAGACGTGATATCAGTTTGTCCCTTTTACAGGCCATATGCTCGATGGTGATGATCTCCCCCATGAGAATCTTAAATGTGTCAAGCGCCCGCATTCGTTTCTTGTTTGTGCTGCTCTTCATCATGGGTTTCTTCATCACCAACTTGTATCTGACCAAAATGGCCAGTTTTCTGACAGCCTCGCCGGAGGTACCACAAATCAATACAGTGCAGGATGTCATCGATGCCAAATTGCCCATCATGGTAGCCACCCATGAGTATGAGATCATGATGTCGAAGAATTTTCCTGCAGAGTTCATGGCTCTAATGGTGCCAGTGAGCAAAGGTGAAATGGACAAACATCGCGATAAATTCAACAACTCCTTTGGCTATAGCATTCAGTCGGATCGTTGGGATTTTCTTAACATTCAGCAACGCTTTATGAAGAAGCCCATGTTTCACCTTTCTGAGATGTGTATGGGACCCTTCTATCACATTTTTCCCATGCAAAAAGATTCACATTTGACCAAGCCCCTGCAGAAATTCATAATGACAGCCTTTCAATTTGGCCTGATGTCCTATTGGAACACTGAGGCTTTTGCTGATGCCCTCTATCTGGACTATGTGACCATCATTGTGGAAGAGGACATCGTTTTGCCATTGAGTCTGACATTTTTCCGTTCAATTTGGATGGTATGGTGGTTTGGTTTGCTACTCTCTGGTCTGGCCTTCAGTTTGGAGGTTAAATGGCATCTTTTACAGAGGAGCAGAGAAAGCTTGAAGAATTTCTACCTACATTTGAGAACGGGTAAATGgttgaaagttaaaaattaa
- the LOC106081049 gene encoding uncharacterized protein LOC106081049, whose translation MALDSAIALLILSSNITRIHKEQLPQPKMVNNSFVIEIVSSIHELYHFKNFVFYISERLAKDTEISNDFFHDFWETFPTVPSILMINNNQSMDGFLSTPSLCLVLTTGFDDPIMKLASVGMRGVRFLKTIFIYFPILSSKEYYHSLKDYKRLYEGIRRLYAWIWRKQFINCLLMTVDNNIFIHEPYPTLQIINVTSQWNSSTFFMDYSTDFKGYVIDSPVRYDLPRVFFMTGPRYGLGKKKPHVSGVSGKLFMIFVDYIKANYNESKFDGYEYEALDLAEIINKIDQKELEISMNSYTGILGSNIGSSYPIGINDWCIMVPYRNETPAHMYLQKSFRPYTWYLMCFSVFYIALGLWLSTPPPRRDISLSLLQAICSMVLISPLRIFKVPSTRIRFLFVLLFIMGFFITNLYLTKMASFLTASPEVPQINTVQDVIDAKLPIMIANYEYDIMMSNNFPAEFMALMVPVSKGEMDKHRDKFNNSFGYSIQSDRWDFLSIQQRFMKKPMFRLSEICMGPFYHVFPIQKDSHLAKPLQEFIMSAFQFGLVSYWNTEAFADALYLDYVTIIVEEDNFVPLSLTFFRSIWIVWWFGLLFSGLAFCLEIKWHLLQRKRNNLENLYRHSRTFKWLKIKN comes from the coding sequence ATGGCCCTGGATAGCGCCATTGCCCTGTTGATACTCTCTTCGAATATCACAAGAATCCATAAAGAGCAACTGCCCCAGCCTAAGATGGTCAATAATAGCTTTGTCATTGAGATTGTGAGCAGCATTCATGAACTCTATCACTTCAAGAATTTCGTTTTCTATATATCGGAACGTCTGGCCAAAGACACAGAGATTTCCAATGATTTCTTTCATGACttttgggaaacttttcccACTGTGCCATCGATTTTGATGATCAACAACAACCAGAGTATGGATGGCTTTCTGAGTACGCCTTCGTTGTGTTTGGTACTGACCACAGGATTTGATGATCCCATTATGAAGTTGGCCTCGGTGGGCATGAGAGGGGTACGTTTCCTCaagaccatatttatatattttcccaTTCTCTCATCGAAGGAATATTACCACAGCCTGAAGGACTACAAACGCTTATATGAGGGCATTCGACGCTTATATGCCTGGATATGGCGCAAGCAGTTCATCAATTGCCTGCTGATGACAGTGGACAATAATATCTTCATACACGAACCCTATCCCACTCTCCAAATAATCAATGTGACCTCGCAGTGGAACAGTTCTACTTTCTTCATGGATTACAGCACCGATTTTAAAGGCTATGTCATTGACTCGCCCGTACGCTATGATTTGCCGCGAGTCTTTTTTATGACCGGCCCACGCTATGGCTTGGGCAAGAAGAAGCCCCATGTAAGTGGTGTATCGGGAAAATTATTCATGATATTCGTAGACTACATCAAAGCCAACTACAACGAAAGTAAATTTGATGGCTATGAATATGAGGCgttagatttggcagaaattataAATAAGATAGACCAGAAAGAGCTGGAGATCAGCATGAATTCGTATACGGGAATCCTGGGCTCGAACATTGGCAGCAGCTATCCCATAGGCATCAATGACTGGTGCATAATGGTGCCCTACCGCAACGAAACACCCGCTCACATGTATCTGCAAAAGAGTTTTCGCCCCTACACCTGGTACCTGATGTGCTTCAGCGTTTTCTACATAGCGTTGGGCCTTTGGCTAAGCACTCCGCCGCCCAGACGTGATATCAGTTTGTCCCTTTTACAGGCCATATGCTCAATGGTGCTGATCTCTCCTCTGAGGATCTTTAAAGTGCCAAGCACCCGCATTCGTTTCCTGTTTGTACTGCTCTTCATCATGGGTTTCTTCATCACCAACTTGTATCTGACCAAAATGGCCAGTTTTTTGACGGCCTCGCCGGAGGTACCACAAATCAATACAGTGCAGGATGTCATCGATGCCAAATTGCCCATCATGATAGCGAACTATGAATATGACATCATGATGTCGAACAATTTTCCTGCGGAATTCATGGCTCTAATGGTGCCAGTGAGCAAAGGTGAAATGGACAAACATCGCGATAAATTCAACAACTCCTTTGGCTATAGCATTCAGTCGGATCGTTGGGATTTTCTCAGTATTCAGCAACGCTTTATGAAAAAGCCCATGTTTCGCCTTTCCGAGATATGTATGGGACCCTTCTATCACGTCTTTCCCATACAAAAAGATTCGCATTTAGCCAAACCCTTGCAGGAATTCATAATGTCTGCATTTCAATTTGGCTTGGTGTCCTATTGGAACACTGAGGCTTTTGCTGATGCCCTCTACCTGGACTATGTCACCATCATTGTGGAAGAGGACAACTTTGTACCTCTGAGTCTAACATTTTTCCGTTCAATTTGGATTGTTTGGTGGTTTGGTTTGCTATTCTCTGGTCTGGCCTTCTGTTTGGAGATTAAATGGCATCTTTTACAGAGGAAAAGAAATAATTTGGAGAATTTATACCGACACTCGAGAACGTTTAAAtggttgaaaattaaaaattaa